GAGCACGGCGGACCGAGGCGGCCACTGCCCGGTGGCGAGCAGCGCCGCGAGGCCGATCGGCCCGAGCACCTTGCCGAGCAGACCGACGCCCGCAAGGAGGAAGCCGCGCTCGGGCGCGCGAGCGACCTCCGCGTAAAGGAGGGCGTACACCCCGACGACCATCCCCAGACAGGCGAAGATCGGCGGGTGATTGAGGGGTTCCATCCCCGCGAAGCGGAAGAGCCATTGCGGGTCAACGGCGGCGTAGAGCCCCCAGCAAGCGTTGTAGAGGGCAGCCAGCGCGAAGACGGCGCGGTGCAGGCGGCGGCGGGGGATCATCGCGGGGCGACCTCGGCGGACGCCCGGCGCTCATACACCGCGCGGGCGCCGGGGACGAGCCGGATCTCGCCCGCGCCGAGCGCGCCGGGACGACGCGCTCGGACCTCTCAGATGCCGCCGCCGTCCTCGAAGACGTCGCTCCGCACCTGGGCCTGGCTGATACGGCTGTTCGCCGGGACGCTGCGCGTGAGCCACACGTTGCCGCCGATGCTCGATCCTCGGCCGATGGTGATGCGCCCGAGGATCGTCGCGCCGGCATACACCACCACGTGGTCCTCGACGATGGGGTGGCGGTCGATCCCCTTGATGGGGTTCCCGCTCGCGTCGCGCGGGAAGCTCTTCGCGCCGAGGGTGACGCCCTGGTACAGGCGCACGCGCTCGCCGATACGGGACGTCTCCCCGATGACGACGCCCGTCCCGTGATCGATGAAGAAGCTCGCCCCGATCTCGGCGCCGGGGTGGATGTCGATGCCGGTGTCGGCGTGCGCGATCTCCGCGAGGATCCGCGGGATGAGCGGCACGCCGAGCGTGTAGAGCAGGTGCGCGATCCGGTGGTGCATGATCGCGGTGATGCCCGGATAGCAGAACACCGCCTCGTCGATGCTCGTCGCCGCCGGATCCCCCTCGAACGCCGCGCGCACGTCGGTCTCGAGCAGCTCCTGCACCGCGGGGAGGCCCGCGGCGAAGTCGCGCACGATCTCGGCCGCGCGGCCCTCGCGGCGCGCGGCCTCGCGGGCGTCGAGCTCCCTCGGGAAGCCAAGGCCCCTCCGGACCTGCTCGTGGAGCGCGAGCAGCGCCGCGTCGAGCGTGTGCCCGACGAAGTAGTCCGTCCCCTCCTCGGTGAGATCGGCGGGCCCGAAGTGCGCCGGGAAGAACACCGCGCGCAGATCGCGCGCGATGCCGACGAGCACCTCGCGCGACGGCAGCGCCTGCCGCCCGAGCTTCTGGCGCGCGCCGTCGATCCCCCGGCCGGCGGCGCGCAGCTCCGCGACCACCGAGCCGAGCGCCCAGGACGCGCCGGACACGGCGGGCGCGGCGGGCGCGCGGAAAACCCCGTGATCGGCCTCGCTCATGTCGCGAGCCCCTTCTCGTCGAAGAGCCCCTCGAAGAGGGCCGTGCTCAGGTAGCGCTCACCCGAGTCGGGGAGGATGACCACGATCGTCTTGCCCTCATTCTCCTTGCGCTTCGCGATCCGCGCCGCGACCGCCACCGCCGCGCCGGACGAGATCCCCGAGAGGATGCCCTCCTCGCGCGTCAGCCGCCGCGCGTAGGCGATCGCCTCCTCGTTGGTCACCTGCTCGATCTGATCGACGATCGACAGATCGAGCACGTCGGGCACGAAGCCCGCGCCGATCCCCTGGATCTTGTGCGGCCCCGGCTTGAGCGGCTCCCCGGCGCGCGTCTGCGTGAGCACCGGGCTGTGCGTGGGCTCGACCGCGACGGACGTGATCGCCTTGCCCTTCTGGTGCTTGATGAAGCGCGAAACGCCGGTGATCGTGCCCCCGGTCCCGACGCCGGACACGAGGATGTCGACCTTCCCGGCCGTGTCGTCCCAGATCTCCGGGCCCGTCGTCCGCTCGTGGATCGCGGCGTTCGCCGGGTTCTTGAACTGCTGCAGGAGCACGTACCGGCTCGGGTTCGACGCGACGATCTCCTCCGCCTTCGCGATGGCGCCGCTCATCCCCCGGGGCCCCTCGGTGAGCACCAGCTTCGCGCCATAACCCACGAGGAGCTTGCGGCGCTCGATGCTCATCGTCTCGGGCATGGTCAGCGTGAGCGGATAGCCGCGCGCCGCCGCGACGAAGGCCAGCGCGATGCCCGTGTTGCCGCTCGTCGGCTCGACGATCTCCTTGCCCGGACCGAGGAGCCCCCGCTTCTCGGCGTCCCACACGAGCGCCGCGCCGAGGCGGCACTTCACGGAATACGCCGGATTGCGCCCCTCGATCTTCGCGAGCACGAGCGCGCCCGCGCCCTCGACGACGCGACGGAGGCGCACGAGCGGCGTGCGGCCGATGGATTCTGCGTTGTCTTCGAACCAGCCGCGTGTGACGTTCGACATGGGCCCTCTGGGGTGCGACGGCATGCCTCCGCGTCCTCGAGGTCGGAGGACGTCGAGCGGGAAGCGAACGCCGCGCTTGATTACCAGCGGATGTTCATCTAACATAACGGACAAAAGCCGCCAAGCACTTTGTGCCCCGCCGCCGCGGTCTCCGCTCAGTGATCGTGGCGCGTCGTGACGCGCCGTGACGCGTCGATGGCACGGGACCGGCGCTCCATCACCTCACTCCTTATCTCTTCATGTCTGACGGTGTCGCAACGACGCCGTAACGTCGCCGCAACGCCCTTGCGCCTTGACTTCGAACGATGTCCGCCGGTGTCAGCCTCCACCACGGCACGCGCGGTTGCGCTCCACCATCGTGGAAGGAAAATCCGCTTTATAGGAGTCCGACATGGTGGAAATTACATCTGCTTTACAGGAGGAAAGCGTCCAGGGCGTCACCAGCGCCATTGCGGCAGCCTGGGAAGAAGTTGTAGTACTGGCTCAGCTTTGGCGAAGACACCCTCCCAACTCGTCAAAGTTCGAGGAAAAGCCCTGCCATGACGAACCACGAAAGCCATTTGCTTGGCGAGCGCGCCGCAAGGCAACACGCCAACACGAGCAAGACTCCGCCCCAGTGGGCCGGTGCCACCCCGCGTTGGCTCGTGCAGCTGCTCCCCTGGACGCCCGTCGAAGCAGGCGTGTACCGCCTCAACCGGGTCACCGATACCGATTTCGCGGTCGATTGCAGCCCGGAGGACGCCGCCGAGCTGCCCACGGCGCGCATCCACTATGAAGAGCAGCCGCGCGAGTTCGTGCTCAACACGGTGACCACGACGATCCAGGTGCACACCCGGATCTCCGACCTGTTCCGCAGCCCCATGGATCAGGTGAAGGAGCAGCTCACCGTCCTCGTCGAGAAGCTCAAGGAGAAGCAAGAGGACGAGCTGATCAACAACGGCAATTACGGCCTGCTCAACAGCGTGCATGAGAGCATGCGGGTCAAGCCGCGCGGCGCTGGCCCCACGCCGGACGATCTCGACGAGCTGATCGCGCGCGTGTGGAAGGAGCCCGCCTTTTTCCTGGCGCACCCGCGCGCCATCGCGGCGTTCGGTCGCGAATGCACGAAGCGCGGCGTTCCGCCGCCCACCGTGACCCTGTTTGGCTCGCCGTTCCTCACGTGGCGCGGCCTGCCGCTCATCCCCACCGACAAGCTGCACCTCGCGGGCAACAAGACCGATATCCTGCTGGTCCGCACCGGCGAGAAGAAGCGCGGTGTCGTGGGCCTGTTCCAGCCGGGGATCCAGGGCGAGGTGAGCCCGAGCCTGTCGATTCGCTTCATGGGCATCAACCAGCTCGGGGCTGCCTCGTACCTCGCGTCCCTCTACTGCTCGGCGGCGGTTCTGACCGAAGATGCGCTCGGCGTGCTCGAGGGCGTTCAGGTGGACAGCTACTATGAGTACAAGTGAGATCCAGACAGCGGATCTCCAGGGTGCTCTGCCGCAGGTGACTCGCGTCGTGGGGAGCTCTGGGATCGCGCCGTTGAACGTGCCGCTCTCGGCGCCGGGCGTCGCGCCCGCGTCGGCACCGGAGATCCCTGGCTTCGACCCCGCCTCCCTGGCCGCGGTGATCGCGCAGCTCGCCAACGAGATGCTCGGCGCGCCGTTCAAGCAGGGGGCGGCGGCGGCGCCAGCGGCTCCGCCGGCGCCGACGGCGGCGCCGCTGCCCGGCGCGGCGCCGTCGCAGTCACCCGTCCCGCACCTGGCGGCGGCTGGCGCGACGCCGTCACCTGTTCCGGGGCCGTCCGCGGCGGCGGCCCCCGTATATCCCGGGTCGGCCCCCGCCTATTCCAGCTCGGTCCCCGCCTACTCCGGCTCGGCCCCCGCCTACTCCGGCTCGGCGCTGCCGGCTGCCGGCTCGGTCCTCGCTGCTTCCGGCGCCGCGCCCGCCTCCCCCGGCGAGGTGTCGCTGCCCGGTGTCTCGCCGTCGCTGTCGCCCGCCCCGCCCGTGCAGGCGCCTGGCGCGACGCCGTCGGGCGTCTCTCCGTCGCTGTCGCCCGCCCCGCCCGTGCAGGCGTCTGGCGCGACGCCGTCGGCTGCCGCTGGACCCTCCGCGGCGGCGGCCCCGGTCTATCCCGGGTCAGCCCCCGCCGCTCCCGGCGCGGCGCCGCCCGCTCCCGGCTCGGTCCCCGCTTATTCCGGCGCGACGCCCGCCTTCCCCGGCGAGGTGTCGCTGCCGGACTCGGCGGTGCGCGCCGGGTTCGTCCGCGTCCCGCTCGTGGGCTCCGATCCGCTGAGCCTGGGAGCGGCCGACGAGGTGCTCCGCATCCCGGTGCTGGGCGATCTCGCGGGCCGCGACGCCGACGCCTACTTCGTGCCCGGCGCGCCCGCGCTGGGCATCGAGTCGCCCGTCGGCCCTCCCCAGGTCGAAGCCCACGAGATCCGCGCCGTGGATCCCGCGCTGGTCCGCGACCTCAGCCGCTCCGCCGGCATCCTGGACCCCCACGCGATCCGCCGCGACTTCCCCATCCTCGACGAGCGGGTCCACAACAAGCGGCTCGTCTGGCTCGACAACGCGGCGACGACCCAGAAGCCCCGGGCCGTCATCGATCGGCTCTCGTACTTCTACGAGCACGAGAACTCGAACATCCACCGCGCGGCGCACGCGCTCGCGGCCCGCGCGACGGACGCGTACGAGGCGGCGCGCGAGGCGACGCGCCGCTTCATCAACGCCCCGTCCACGCGCGAGATCGTGTTCGTGCGCGGCACCACCGAGGGGATCAACCTGATCGCCCAGAGCTGGGGCCGGAGGAACGTGGGCCCGGGCGACGAGATCGTCATCACGTGGCTCGAGCACCACGCCAACATCGTGCCGTGGCAGCAGCTCTGCTCCGAGAAGGGCGCCAGGCTCCGTGTCGCTCCCGTGGACGACAGGGGCCAGGTGATCCTCGAGGAGTACGAGAAGCTGCTCGGCCCGCGGACGCGCATCGTCTCGATCACGCAGGTGTCGAACGCGCTCGGCACCATCACGCCCGCGCGCGAGATGGTGGCGATGGCGCACCGGCACGGCGCGCGCGTGATCGTGGACGGCGCGCAAGCGGTGTCCCACATGCGCGCGGACGTGCAGCTCCTCGACTGCGACTTCTACGTGTTCTCGGGACACAAGGTGTTCGGTCCCACGGGCATCGGCGCTGTCTTCGGCAAGAGCGAGGTGCTCGACGCGATGCCGCCCTGGCAGGGAGGCGGCAACATGATCGCGGACGTCACCTTCGAGCGGACGATCTACCACCCGCCGCCCGCGCGCTTCGAGGCCGGCACCGGCAACATAGCGGACGCGGTCGGCCTCGGCGCCGCGCTCGACTACGTGACGCGGATCGGGATCGAGAACATCGGCCGCTACGAGCACGAGCTGCTCCACTACGCGACGCACGCCCTCGCGAGCGTCCCCGGGCTGCGGCTCATCGGCACCGCGGCCGACAAGGCGGGCGTGCTCTCCTTCGTCCTCGATGGGCAGCGCACCGAGGACGTGGGCGGGGCGCTCGACCGGGAGGGCATCGCGGTGCGCTCGGGCCACCACTGCGCCCAGCCCATCCTGCGCCGCTTCGGCCTGGAGAGCACCGTGCGCGCGTCGCTCGCCCCCTACAACACCTGCGAGGACATCGACGCGCTGGTTGACGCGTTGCATCGGATCCAGATCGGCAGGTCTCGCTGACGTGACGCCCGGCGGCTGTCCGCTGAGACGGACACCGCCGGGCTCCCTGCCGACCGATTTCGCCGCCCAACCCTCCGGTTGGATCTCCAAATTAGGCTGAACCCCCGGGATTTCGAAGGATTTCGTCTCGACGGCGAACTTGTGTCCCCCGGGTTGCCACTGTCGTACGCGTCCGTTATAATGGACGCATGATCCAGACGATATCGCCCAGGGACGCGGACGAGCTGATCAAGAGCGGGGAGGTTGACGTTGTGGATGTGCGTGAGCCACGCGAGTGGTCGGTCGGACACGTGCCGCACGCGCGGCTGGTGCCCCTCGATCAACTGAGAGCGGATCCGCAGCGGGCCCTGCCGCGCGATCGGGTGGTGTTCGTGTGCGCGAAGGGCGCCCGCAGCCTGACGGCGGCGAAGCTCGCCGAGCGGCTCGGGTTCAACCAGCTCTACAACCTGGATGGCGGGACGAGCGGTTGGGTCAAGGCGGGGCTTCCGCTCGAGCACAGCTGAGCTGCTCGATAGAGAACATCCAGGAGTCGCGCGAGGC
The DNA window shown above is from Sorangium aterium and carries:
- a CDS encoding rhodanese-like domain-containing protein, whose translation is MIQTISPRDADELIKSGEVDVVDVREPREWSVGHVPHARLVPLDQLRADPQRALPRDRVVFVCAKGARSLTAAKLAERLGFNQLYNLDGGTSGWVKAGLPLEHS
- the epsC gene encoding serine O-acetyltransferase EpsC; translated protein: MSEADHGVFRAPAAPAVSGASWALGSVVAELRAAGRGIDGARQKLGRQALPSREVLVGIARDLRAVFFPAHFGPADLTEEGTDYFVGHTLDAALLALHEQVRRGLGFPRELDAREAARREGRAAEIVRDFAAGLPAVQELLETDVRAAFEGDPAATSIDEAVFCYPGITAIMHHRIAHLLYTLGVPLIPRILAEIAHADTGIDIHPGAEIGASFFIDHGTGVVIGETSRIGERVRLYQGVTLGAKSFPRDASGNPIKGIDRHPIVEDHVVVYAGATILGRITIGRGSSIGGNVWLTRSVPANSRISQAQVRSDVFEDGGGI
- a CDS encoding family 2A encapsulin nanocompartment cargo protein cysteine desulfurase codes for the protein MSTSEIQTADLQGALPQVTRVVGSSGIAPLNVPLSAPGVAPASAPEIPGFDPASLAAVIAQLANEMLGAPFKQGAAAAPAAPPAPTAAPLPGAAPSQSPVPHLAAAGATPSPVPGPSAAAAPVYPGSAPAYSSSVPAYSGSAPAYSGSALPAAGSVLAASGAAPASPGEVSLPGVSPSLSPAPPVQAPGATPSGVSPSLSPAPPVQASGATPSAAAGPSAAAAPVYPGSAPAAPGAAPPAPGSVPAYSGATPAFPGEVSLPDSAVRAGFVRVPLVGSDPLSLGAADEVLRIPVLGDLAGRDADAYFVPGAPALGIESPVGPPQVEAHEIRAVDPALVRDLSRSAGILDPHAIRRDFPILDERVHNKRLVWLDNAATTQKPRAVIDRLSYFYEHENSNIHRAAHALAARATDAYEAAREATRRFINAPSTREIVFVRGTTEGINLIAQSWGRRNVGPGDEIVITWLEHHANIVPWQQLCSEKGARLRVAPVDDRGQVILEEYEKLLGPRTRIVSITQVSNALGTITPAREMVAMAHRHGARVIVDGAQAVSHMRADVQLLDCDFYVFSGHKVFGPTGIGAVFGKSEVLDAMPPWQGGGNMIADVTFERTIYHPPPARFEAGTGNIADAVGLGAALDYVTRIGIENIGRYEHELLHYATHALASVPGLRLIGTAADKAGVLSFVLDGQRTEDVGGALDREGIAVRSGHHCAQPILRRFGLESTVRASLAPYNTCEDIDALVDALHRIQIGRSR
- a CDS encoding family 2A encapsulin nanocompartment shell protein, producing MTNHESHLLGERAARQHANTSKTPPQWAGATPRWLVQLLPWTPVEAGVYRLNRVTDTDFAVDCSPEDAAELPTARIHYEEQPREFVLNTVTTTIQVHTRISDLFRSPMDQVKEQLTVLVEKLKEKQEDELINNGNYGLLNSVHESMRVKPRGAGPTPDDLDELIARVWKEPAFFLAHPRAIAAFGRECTKRGVPPPTVTLFGSPFLTWRGLPLIPTDKLHLAGNKTDILLVRTGEKKRGVVGLFQPGIQGEVSPSLSIRFMGINQLGAASYLASLYCSAAVLTEDALGVLEGVQVDSYYEYK
- the cysK gene encoding cysteine synthase A; protein product: MSNVTRGWFEDNAESIGRTPLVRLRRVVEGAGALVLAKIEGRNPAYSVKCRLGAALVWDAEKRGLLGPGKEIVEPTSGNTGIALAFVAAARGYPLTLTMPETMSIERRKLLVGYGAKLVLTEGPRGMSGAIAKAEEIVASNPSRYVLLQQFKNPANAAIHERTTGPEIWDDTAGKVDILVSGVGTGGTITGVSRFIKHQKGKAITSVAVEPTHSPVLTQTRAGEPLKPGPHKIQGIGAGFVPDVLDLSIVDQIEQVTNEEAIAYARRLTREEGILSGISSGAAVAVAARIAKRKENEGKTIVVILPDSGERYLSTALFEGLFDEKGLAT